In Mustela erminea isolate mMusErm1 chromosome 8, mMusErm1.Pri, whole genome shotgun sequence, a genomic segment contains:
- the FZD5 gene encoding frizzled-5 gives MARPDPSAPPSLLLLLLAQLAGRAAAASKAPVCQEITVPMCRGIGYNLTHMPNQFNHDTQDEAGLEVHQFWPLVEIHCSPDLRFFLCSMYTPICLPDYHKPLPPCRSVCERAKAGCSPLMRQYGFAWPERMSCDRLPVLGRDAEVLCMDYNRSEATTAPPRPFPAKPTLPGPAGAPASGGECAAGGPSVCKCREPFVPILKESHPLYNKVRTGQVPNCAVPCYQPSFSPDERTFATFWIGLWSVLCFISTSTTVATFLIDMERFRYPERPIIFLSACYLCVSLGFLVRLVVGHASVACSREHSHIHYETTGPALCTVVFLLVYFFGMASSIWWVILSLTWFLAAGMKWGNEAIAGYAQYFHLAAWLIPSVKSITALALSSVDGDPVAGICYVGNQNLNSLRGFVLGPLVLYLLVGTLFLLAGFVSLFRIRSVIKQGGTKTDKLEKLMIRIGIFTLLYTVPASIVVACYLYEQHYRESWEAALTCACPGPDAGQPRAKPEYWVLMLKYFMCLVVGITSGVWIWSGKTVESWRRFTSRCCCRPRRGHKSGGATAAGDYDASAALTGRTGPPGPPTAAAAAAAYHKQVSLSHV, from the coding sequence ATGGCTCGGCCTGACCCGTCCGCACCGCCCTcgttgctgctgctgctcctggcgCAGCTGGCGGGCCGGGCGGCGGCTGCCTCCAAGGCCCCCGTGTGCCAGGAAATCACAGTGCCCATGTGCCGCGGCATCGGCTACAACCTGACGCACATGCCCAACCAGTTCAACCACGACACGCAGGACGAGGCTGGCCTGGAGGTGCACCAGTTCTGGCCGCTGGTGGAGATCCACTGCTCGCCGGACCTGCGCTTCTTCCTGTGCTCCATGTACACGCCCATCTGCCTGCCGGACTACCACAAGCCGCTGCCGCCCTGCCGCTCGGTGTGCGAGCGCGCCAAGGCCGGCTGCTCGCCGCTCATGCGGCAGTACGGCTTCGCCTGGCCGGAGCGCATGAGCTGCGACCGCCTCCCGGTGCTGGGCCGCGACGCCGAGGTCCTGTGCATGGATTACAACCGCAGCGAGGCCACCACGGCGCCCCCCAGGCCCTTCCCGGCCAAACCCACCCTCCCAGGCCCAGCAGGGGCCCCGGCCTCCGGGGGCGAGTGCGCCGCCGGGGGCCCGTCGGTGTGCAAGTGCCGCGAGCCCTTCGTGCCCATTCTGAAGGAGTCGCACCCGCTCTACAACAAGGTGCGCACGGGCCAGGTGCCCAACTGCGCTGTGCCCTGCTACCAGCCCTCCTTCAGCCCCGACGAGCGCACGTTCGCCACCTTCTGGATTGGCCTGTGGTCTGTGCTGTGCTTCATCTCCACCTCCACCACGGTGGCCACCTTCCTAATAGACATGGAACGCTTCCGCTACCCTGAGCGCCCCATCATCTTCCTGTCCGCCTGCTACTTGTGCGTGTCGCTGGGCTTCCTGGTGCGCCTGGTGGTGGGCCATGCCAGCGTCGCCTGCAGCCGCGAGCATAGCCACATTCACTACGAGACAACAGGCCCCGCGCTATGCACCGTCGTCTTCCTGCTGGTCTACTTCTTTGGGATGGCCAGCTCCATCTGGTGGGTCATCCTGTCGCTCACCTGGTTCTTGGCGGCCGGCATGAAGTGGGGCAACGAGGCCATCGCCGGCTACGCACAGTACTTCCACCTGGCCGCGTGGCTCATCCCCAGCGTCAAGTCCATCACGGCGCTGGCGCTGAGCTCGGTGGACGGGGACCCGGTGGCCGGCATCTGCTACGTGGGCAACCAGAACCTGAACTCGCTCCGCGGCTTCGTGCTGGGCCCGCTGGTGCTCTACCTGCTGGTGGGCACCCTCTTCCTCCTGGCGGGCTTCGTGTCGCTCTTCCGCATCCGCAGCGTCATCAAGCAGGGCGGCACCAAGACGGACAAGCTGGAGAAGCTGATGATCCGCATCGGCATCTTCACGCTGCTCTACACGGTGCCGGCCAGCATCGTGGTGGCCTGCTACCTGTACGAGCAGCACTACCGCGAGAGCTGGGAGGCGGCGCTCACCTGCGCGTGCCCGGGCCCCGACGCCGGCCAGCCGCGCGCCAAGCCCGAGTACTGGGTGCTCATGCTCAAGTACTTCATGTGCCTCGTGGTGGGCATCACGTCGGGCGTCTGGATTTGGTCCGGCAAGACTGTGGAGTCGTGGCGGCGCTTCACGAgccgctgctgctgccgcccGCGGCGGGGCCACAAGAGCGGCGGCGCCACCGCGGCCGGGGACTATGACGCGAGCGCCGCGCTCACGGGCAGGACCGGGCCGCCGGGCCCCCCCAcggccgccgccgcggccgccgcctaCCACAAGCAGGTGTCCCTGTCGCACGTGTAG